The Primulina tabacum isolate GXHZ01 chromosome 16, ASM2559414v2, whole genome shotgun sequence genome window below encodes:
- the LOC142529412 gene encoding TORTIFOLIA1-like protein 2 — MKSQVNLVKGKASSRMTGQQAAFELKQRVVLALNKLADRDTCLIGVEELEKTIECLPHDGIAPFLSCILDTDSGQKCAVRKECIRLMGKLATFHEILVAPHLGRMVASIVKRLKDTDSAVRDVCVETVGILASKLSGNRIETDDIFVVLVRPLFEALGEQNKQVQSGSALCLSRVIENIHDPPPLILQKMLARTVKLTKNPHFMAKPAVIELNRSMILAGGAPTPSSLSAALTSIQEAMKNSEWATRKAACSALGDIASCLVSSLGTFRNTVICCLESCRFDKVKPVRDAALQALQLWKNLPGLVTTPEPSEAGSSVKGTSYTSDYGDVTSSSGSKLKDIKQMRSACELAKKRVPLSSQTAGGTNIEKSQQSGTNDWQIEIAIPKNQNISVSENQYDESEGSSVTKRCENIFADVSSTKNIGYNYVELDDKQEFSSASTLFTESIKSKVVPIHCDAFDDACLVKSTGTRQRFANDEASIEEQRYLTKMNDRTSLDSTVTESTSQIMLGCCLKTEKDLMLIRKQLLEIENKQSNLMDMVKAFTTTITDGMSVVQLKVSNLELVVDKIAQELVHGGRYSDVLATKIVKSSPSIVSPRFSGSTPRASVESNGHPPLPPTKHAGIWENTFIRGRSNGYGKQNSDIRADATPKLSNNSFGKSSTPASFSSEIYEGQTRMKSNIFDSSPCIKSRLNKLEAKKNPQKVINDYILDRDLDFAYEEALCSRNKFLLFELLDKTGPVLENLSQKTGNELLSTLAKFLLEQRFVNSIIPWFQQLVDLSNIHGPTYLALSAKLKRDLIASIQESANVDGFKPAERKYFIELAKMMRHIWGNGPCQQIHSNMLKRDVVD; from the exons ATGAAGTCACAGGTAAATTTGGTGAAAGGGAAAGCTAGTTCCAGAATGACCGGTCAGCAAGCAGCTTTTGAGCTGAAACAAAGAGTGGTTCTTGCGCTCAACAAGCTTGCAGATAGGGACACTTGTCTAATTGGGGTCGAGGAGCTCGAGAAAACCATTGAATGCTTGCCTCATGATGGAATTGCTCCATTCCTGTCCTGCATATTGGACACAGATTCCGGACAGAAATGTGCTGTACGTAAAGAATGCATTCGCCTAATGGGCAAACTGGCAACTTTTCACGAGATTCTGGTTGCACCTCATCTTGGCAGGATGGTAGCTAGCATTGTTAAAAGGTTAAAGGATACCGATTCTGCTGTGAGAGATGTATGTGTAGAAACAGTGGGTATCTTGGCGTCCAAATTGAGTGGTAATAGGATTGAAACAGATGACATTTTTGTCGTGCTAGTGAGGCCACTTTTTGAAGCTCTGGGTGAGCAAAACAAGCAAGTGCAATCTGGATCAGCATTGTGTTTGTCGAGGGTCATCGAGAATATTCATGATCCTCCACCCTTGATTTTGCAGAAGATGTTGGCAAGAACAGTCAAGTTGACGAAAAATCCACATTTCATGGCAAAACCAGCAGTCATTGAGTTGAACAGGAGTATGATTCTG GCTGGGGGTGCTCCTACGCCTAGTTCACTGAGTGCTGCTCTGACAAGCATCCAAGAAGCCATGAAGAACAGCGAATGGGCAACTCGTAAAGCTGCCTGCTCTGCGCTAGGAGATATAGCTTCTTGTTTAGTGTCTTCCTTGGGCACATTTCGTAACACTGTCATCTGTTGTCTTGAATCATGTCGTTTTGACAAG GTGAAGCCAGTAAGGGACGCAGCTTTGCAGGCCTTGCAACTCTGGAAAAATCTTCCTGGTTTGGTAACAACACCCGAACCTTCTGAAGCTGGATCTTCTGTCAAAG GTACTTCCTACACATCTGACTATGGTGATGTTACCAGTTCCAGTGGCTCAAAGCTAAAAGATATTAAACAGATGAGATCTGCTTGTGAATTGGCTAAGAAAAGAGTTCCTCTATCATCCCAAACAGCTGGAGGAACTAACATTGAGAAATCTCAGCAATCTGGAACAAATGATTGGCAAATAGAAATTGCAATTCCTAAGAATCAAAATATTTCAGTATCAGAGAACCAGTATGATGAATCTGAGGGTAGCTCTGTTACAAAGAgatgtgaaaatatttttgcGGATGTTAGTAGTACTAAAAATATTGGATATAATTACGTAGAACTTGATGACAAGCAAGAATTCTCTTCCGCGTCCACTCTTTTCACGGAAAGCATCAAATCAAAGGTTGTTCCTATCCACTGTGATGCTTTTGATGATGCCTGTTTGGTAAAGTCAACTGGAACTAGACAAAGGTTTGCAAATGATGAAGCTAGTATCGAGGAGCAAAGATACTTGACGAAAATGAATGATCGTACGAGCTTAGATTCCACGGTTACAGAATCTACTTCGCAAATTATGCTTGGTTGTTGCTTAAAAACTGAAAAAGATTTGATGCTCATCAGAAAGCAGCTTTTGGAGATTGAAAATAAGCAATCAAATTTGATGGATATGGTAAAG GCATTTACAACCACCATAACGGATGGCATGTCCGTGGTACAGTTGAAAGTGTCAAATCTTGAATTAGTGGTTGACAAAATAGCacaagaacttgttcatggaggAAGATATTCAGATGTGCTGGCGACCAAAATTGTGAAAAGTAGTCCTAGCATTGTTTCCCCCAGATTTTCTGGGAGTACCCCCAGGGCCTCTGTCGAGAGTAATGGGCATCCTCCATTACCTCCAACTAAACATGCAGGAATATGGGAGAACACATTTATCAGGGGGAGATCAAATGGTTATGGGAAACAAAACTCAGACATAAGGGCTGATGCTACTCCTAAGCTAAGCAACAATTCTTTTGGTAAGAGCAGCACCCCTGCAAGTTTTTCTTCAGAAATTTATGAAGGCCAAACACGAATGAAAAGCAATATCTTTGATTCAAGTCCCTGCATCAAGTCAAGACTAAATAAACTGGAAGCTAAGAAGAACCCGCAGAAAGTAATCAATGATTACATCTTGGACAGGGATCTTGACTTTGCATATGAAGAAGCTCTTTGTTCGAGGAACAAATTCCTTTTGTTTGAGCTCCTAGATAAAACAGGTCCGGTTCTGGAAAATTTATCTCAAAAGACTGGAAATGAGCTACTAAGCACATTGGCAAAGTTCTTATTGGAGCAAAGATTTGTGAATTCTATTATTCCATGGTTTCAGCAG